The proteins below come from a single Triticum aestivum cultivar Chinese Spring chromosome 5D, IWGSC CS RefSeq v2.1, whole genome shotgun sequence genomic window:
- the LOC123124202 gene encoding noroxomaritidine/norcraugsodine reductase: MAAAGVSREQRWSLAGATALVTGGSRGIGHAIVEELVGLGARVHTCSENAVELEGCRRRWEEMKLPVTVSVCDVSVRAEREKLMESAKQTFDGKLDILVNNVGRNVAKATVECTAEEYSHLMSTNLESAFHLSQLAHPFLRDASIAGGGSVVNISSVASSLGYSTLALYCISKGGVNQLTRSLAAEWAQDKIRVNSVAPGGINTELQNSVDPKVIENTLLRTPMHRLGEPVEVASMVSFLCMPAASFVTGQVMYVDGGRTISG, encoded by the exons atggcagCCGCTGGAGTTAGCAGGGAGCAGAGGTGGAGCCTCGCCGGCGCAACCGCGCTGGTCACCGGAGGCAGCAGAGGAATTGG ACATGCaattgtggaggagcttgtcgggCTCGGGGCGCGGGTGCACACGTGCTCCGAGAACGCGGTGGAGCTGGAGGGGTGCCGTCGGCGGTGGGAGGAGATGAAGCTTCCGGTCACCGTCTCCGTCTGCGACGTCTCCGTGCGAGCCGAGAGGGAGAAGCTCATGGAGTCGGCGAAGCAAACCTTCGACGGCAAGCTCGACATACTA GTAAACAACGTGGGACGGAATGTGGCCAAGGCGACCGTGGAGTGCACGGCGGAGGAGTACTCGCATCTCATGTCGACTAACTTAGAGTCGGCGTTCCACCTAAGCCAGCTCGCACACCCCTTTCTCCGAGACGCCTCCATCGCCGGAGGAGGCAGCGTCGTTAACATCTCCTCAGTTGCAAGCTCACTTGGCTACTCCACCCTCGCACTGTACTGCATATCTAAAG GAGGAGTTAACCAGCTTACAAGGAGCCTTGCTGCCGAGTGGGCTCAAGATAAGATCCGTGTCAACTCCGTCGCTCCGGGTGGGATCAATACCGAGCTGCAAAACAGT GTGGATCCAAAGGTCATAGAAAATACGTTGTTGAGAACTCCGATGCATCGGCTCGGTGAGCCAGTGGAGGTGGCGTCGATGGTGTCGTTCCTTTGCATGCCAGCAGCTTCGTTCGTCACCGGCCAGGTTATGTACGTCGATGGAGGCCGAACCATTAGTGGCTAA